Part of the Verrucomicrobiota bacterium genome, GAATTCGGAAAGCTGAGCCAGACGGCCTGTGTCTCGGCCCAGTGCGATCCACACTGAATCAGTCAATAGAAATCGCGAAGAAATAGACAAGGAGGACTACTGGCCAAAGCCTTCAAACCAACTCAGCCTCGACGGCTTTCCGCGCTTGTTTCGCCATTTTGACCATCGTCATGTGAGCGTCGTGAGAGTCTGCTAGCGGCTTTCTAAAGGGGATTTCTAACTCCTCTCCGTTATCAACTTTAATTTTCATCGATTCGTGGGTGATGTCCTCGAGGGACGCCGAATCCGCTTCCCGTTGCGCGAAGTGCTTCACATAGAGGAGCACGGCGTCGCTGTGATCCTCGTTCATGTGATTGACCATGCGCTGAACCACCTCCGGGCTCAATGGCTCGGCGTTTTTCTTGATCATTTTGTGACCTTTACCGTCGATGCCTTTGACATGCTCGACCACATCCAGGTTTTCACCGGTCACGTCAAATGCTCTACCAAAACCGACGACTAGACGCCCTTCCGATGGCCTTAGGCGGATCAGGTGAAAATCAGCCATTCCCATTAAAGCCCTCACCACCCCACCGAGTTCAGTCTCAAATTCGACCATCGCTGCCTTCCATGGCTCTGAGTCGCGCTCGATTTCCTCAGCCTCGCATTGAAAAGTCACCCGTTTACGAGCGAAAAGCTGCTTCGCCGTTTTCTCATCTTCAATCACCATGAGCGATGCGGTCTTCTGCTCGCGAATGTTCTGGGTGTGAGCCGACATCTCGCTCACGTAGATGAAGAAGTCACGATTGGCTGTGTGGATCGCAGGCGTGTAGCTCACTTCCGGAACACCAGAAGCACTCACTGACCCTACCATCACGCTCTTGTAGTCCTTGAGCAGCTCCTCGTATTCGTGAAGTGCGGATTGCTCCGGCGAAAGTTTAGCAGTGGTGGCCATGGGTAAACCCAGAAGCAAATCCGGTGCCGTGGCAAACAGTTCTTTTGAAGCCCCGGATGAACGCAGAGGGCCTTTTCGGCTACTGGCGACTCCAAACGCGGAGAATTTTGATCAGTAACTGTTCAATCGCAGCGGTCCCGTTGAAGTTGAGAGCCAACAATCCGGCGGTCATTTCCGTTTCCTCGACAGCAAGAACCAACTTGCGAATCCTCTGAACGACCTCATTGCGTTCTTTAGAGCGTGACACCACCCAATCGCGTAAAGCTGACGAAATTCCCGCGAGCAAATCGCTTCGCGCGCCTCTCTCGACCCCTGCACTGACAGCGGCTCGCTGCTCGTCATCCATGTCATCCGGAAGATCCTCGAGAGCCTCTTCCAATCGACTCGCGGACAAAAGAGTAAGGGTTTCCTGAAAACGCTGAACAAGCCCATACGTGCGCAAGACCGTCTCTGAGGTCTCCTTCCGGTCGCGTGGAGGCTTCTCAATTCGAGTCAACCAAAGGTCAAAATCCTCAAGCCACGATTTCCACTCAGGT contains:
- a CDS encoding DUF2470 domain-containing protein is translated as MATTAKLSPEQSALHEYEELLKDYKSVMVGSVSASGVPEVSYTPAIHTANRDFFIYVSEMSAHTQNIREQKTASLMVIEDEKTAKQLFARKRVTFQCEAEEIERDSEPWKAAMVEFETELGGVVRALMGMADFHLIRLRPSEGRLVVGFGRAFDVTGENLDVVEHVKGIDGKGHKMIKKNAEPLSPEVVQRMVNHMNEDHSDAVLLYVKHFAQREADSASLEDITHESMKIKVDNGEELEIPFRKPLADSHDAHMTMVKMAKQARKAVEAELV